The nucleotide window TACGACCACTTGGCCAGTGACGGATATTAACCGGACATCACCACTTGAGGCACCCAAGTGGTGGGGTGCTATTATAGATACATTCGCGAACGAATGTAAAAGGACGTTACGTAACCGTTGAGTGATGCTGCAGGTGCGATCTGCGCCTGTCGTCCATATTACAAATCAATACATTACGGTTCGCACCCCAAATACATTTTTTCATCCGCAACCCACAGCAACACACTGACTTCAAAACATGGTCCGCCGAACGAAAGAGGAAGCGCTGGAGACGCGCAACCGGATCCTCGACGCCGCCGAACACGTCTTTTACGAAAAGGGCGTGTCGCGCACTTCGCTGGCCGACATCGCCCAGACCGCGGGCGTGACGCGCGGCGCGATTTATTGGCATTTCGAGAATAAGGGCGACCTGTTCACGGCCATGTTCGACCGGGTGGTCCTGCCGCTAGACGAACTGAAGGTCGCATCGACGGATCCGGGTGAGCCCGACCCGCTCGGACGCATGCGCGACCTCTGCATTCTGTGTCTGCGCAATACGGCAACCGACGTGCGCCGCCGCCGCGTGTTCGAAATCCTGTTCCTGAAGTGTGAGTTCGTCGAGGAGATGGGGCCGGTGATGGCGCGCCATCAGACCGACATGCGCGAGGGCCTGGCGAGCATCGAGCAAGGGCTGCGCAATGCGATGTCGAAGGGCCAGTTGCCCACCGACCTCGACCCCAAGCGCGCCTCGCGCGTGCTCCATTCGTTCATTGGCGGCGCGCTGCGCGACATGGCGATCCTGCCTGACGTGTTCGACGTGGCGAGCAACGCCGAACGGCACGTCGACGCGATGCTCGACGCGCTGCGCTACAGCCCTTCGCTGCGCATGGGCGCGAGCGAGTCGGGCGCCTGAGTGCTGCGCGCGCAGCGCCCGGATCGATGAAGGCGGCCTGTGCTGACGAGGCCGCCTTT belongs to Paraburkholderia flagellata and includes:
- a CDS encoding TetR family transcriptional regulator, translating into MVRRTKEEALETRNRILDAAEHVFYEKGVSRTSLADIAQTAGVTRGAIYWHFENKGDLFTAMFDRVVLPLDELKVASTDPGEPDPLGRMRDLCILCLRNTATDVRRRRVFEILFLKCEFVEEMGPVMARHQTDMREGLASIEQGLRNAMSKGQLPTDLDPKRASRVLHSFIGGALRDMAILPDVFDVASNAERHVDAMLDALRYSPSLRMGASESGA